From a single Rutidosis leptorrhynchoides isolate AG116_Rl617_1_P2 chromosome 5, CSIRO_AGI_Rlap_v1, whole genome shotgun sequence genomic region:
- the LOC139847216 gene encoding SNARE-interacting protein KEULE-like isoform X1, which produces MSMSDSDTSSQGGNEYKNFRQITRDRLLYEMLRSAKRTDAKSNWKVLIMDKVTVKIMSCSCKMADITDEGVSLVEDINKRRQPLPTMDAVYYIQPTRENVVMLVSDMAGKTPLYKDAYVYFSSSVPRELVNYIKKEQTLKTRLRAMKEMNLEYFAIDSQCFITDNTMALEELYGNEEMSRKGDECLNLMANRIATVFASLLEFPYVRYRAAKSLDPTTMTTIRDLIPTKLAAAVWNCLMKYKSLKNFNFPQTETCELLILDRSIDQIAPIIHEWTYDAMCHDLLNMDGNKYVHEVASKTGGLPEKKEVLLEDHDSVWLELRHSHIADASERLHDKMTSFVSKNKAAQMHGSRGGSEFSTRDLQKMVHSLPQYTEQIDKLSLHVDIAAKINSIIRESGLKEVGQLEQDLVFGDAGTKEVINFLRTKPDAPRENKLRLLMIYAATHPDKFESDKLAKLIELARIPADDMNAVYNMRFLEGSSDVKKNLIGAFSLKFDVHKKKHGLRKDRAADEQSAWQLSRFYPIIEELIEKLIKNELPKNDYPCMNDPAPTFHGRTQSESARMVDPPSAAPAHSMRSRRTATWARPRDSEDGYSSDSVLRHASSDFKKMGRRVFVFIVGGATRSELRVCHKLTTKLKREVVLGSSSLDDPTHFITKLKLLTANELSLDDLEI; this is translated from the exons ATGTCGATGTCTGATTCAGATACGTCGTCTCAAGGAGGCAACGAATATAAAAATTTCAGACAAATTACTCGAGATC GCTTATTGTATGAAATGCTCAGATCAGCAAAAAGAACGGATGCAAAATCAAATTGGAAG GTACTGATTATGGACAAAGTGACTGTTAAAATTATGTCATGCTCATGCAAGATGGCAGACATCACAGATGAAGGAGTATCAT TGGTGGAAGACATAAACAAGAGAAGACAACCACTTCCTACTATGGATGCAGTCTACTACATTCAGCCTACAAGAGAAAA CGTCGTTATGCTCGTGTCTGACATGGCTGGAAAAACGCCTCTATATAAAGA TGCCTATGTCTATTTCAGCTCATCAGTTCCAAGAGAATTGGTTAATTACATTAAAAAGGAGCAAACTTTAAAAACTCGTTTACGTGCAATGAAAGAG ATGAACTTGGAGTACTTCGCCATTGATAGCCAG TGTTTTATAACTGATAACACAATGGCTTTGGAAGAACTTTATGGAAACGAGGAGATGTCTAGAAAAGGAGATGAATGTTTGAATTTGATGGCCAATCGTATTGCCACTGTATTTGCTTCCTTATTG GAGTTTCCGTATGTACGTTATCGTGCTGCCAAATCCCTAGATCCAACCACAATGACAACTATTCGTGATTTGATCCCTACGAAGCTGGCCGCAGCTGTTTGGAATTGTCTTATGAAATATAAATCTCTCAAAAACTTCAACTTTCCTCAGACAGAAACATGCGAGTTGCTCATTCTGGATAGATCAATAGACCAG atTGCTCCTATCATTCATGAATGGACATATGATGCCATGTGCCATGATTTACTTAATATGGATGGAAATAAATATGTTCATGAG GTTGCAAGCAAAACAGGTGGGCTCCCTGAAAAAAAAGAGGTCCTGCTGGAAGATCATGATTCTGTATGGCTAGAGCTCCGCCATTCACATATTGCAGAT GCTAGTGAGCGGCTGCATGATAAGATGACGAGCTTTGTCTCAAAGAATAAAGCTGCACAAATGCATGGTTCAAG AGGTGGCAGTGAGTTCTCTACTCGGGACTTGCAAAAGATGGTGCATTCATTGCCACAATATACTGAACAGATCGACAAACTATCTCTGCATGTTGAT ATTGCTGCCAAGATAAACAGTATAATTAGGGAGTCGGGACTGAAAGAAGTGGGACAGTTAGAACAGGACCTTGTGTTTGGAGATGCAGGAACTAAGGAAGTCATCAACTTCCTTAGAACAAAACCA GATGCTCCTCGTGAAAATAAACTGCGATTATTAATGATATATGCTGCAACTCATCCAGACAAGTTTGAGAGTGATAAACTTGCAAAGTTAATAGAG TTAGCAAGAATTCCTGCTGATGATATGAATGCTGTATACAACATGAGATTTCTCGAGggatcatcagatgtcaaaaagaACTTAATTGGAGCCTTTTCTTTAAAATTTGATGTTCACAAG AAGAAGCATGGGCTAAGAAAGGATCGTGCAGCTGATGAGCAATCAGCTTGGCAGTTATCACGATTTTATCCTATCATCGAG gAACTAATCGAGAAACTTATTAAAAATGAACTGCCAAAGAACGATTACCCATGTATGAATGATCCAGCTCCCACTTTTCATGGGAGGACTCAGTCTGAGTCAGCAAGAATGGTTGATCCTCCATCTGCTGCACCTGCTCATTCAATGAGATCCAGACGAACAGCAACGTGGGCCAGGCCACGAGATTCTGAAGACGGTTATTCCAG TGATTCTGTTCTAAGACATGCATCTAGTGATTTTAAGAAGATGGGTCGGCGTGTTTTTGTCTTCATTGTTGGCGGAGCAACTAGATCAGAG TTGCGTGTTTGCCACAAGTTAACGACCAAGTTGAAGAGAGAAGTTGTTTTGGGTTCATCGAGTCTTGATGATCCAACACACTTCATTACG AAACTGAAATTGCTGACTGCAAATGAACTCTCATTGGATGATCTTGAAATTTAG
- the LOC139847216 gene encoding SNARE-interacting protein KEULE-like isoform X2, with translation MSMSDSDTSSQGGNEYKNFRQITRDRLLYEMLRSAKRTDAKSNWKVLIMDKVTVKIMSCSCKMADITDEGVSLVEDINKRRQPLPTMDAVYYIQPTRENVVMLVSDMAGKTPLYKDAYVYFSSSVPRELVNYIKKEQTLKTRLRAMKEMNLEYFAIDSQCFITDNTMALEELYGNEEMSRKGDECLNLMANRIATVFASLLEFPYVRYRAAKSLDPTTMTTIRDLIPTKLAAAVWNCLMKYKSLKNFNFPQTETCELLILDRSIDQIAPIIHEWTYDAMCHDLLNMDGNKYVHEVASKTGGLPEKKEVLLEDHDSVWLELRHSHIADASERLHDKMTSFVSKNKAAQMHGSRGGSEFSTRDLQKMVHSLPQYTEQIDKLSLHVDIAAKINSIIRESGLKEVGQLEQDLVFGDAGTKEVINFLRTKPDAPRENKLRLLMIYAATHPDKFESDKLAKLIELARIPADDMNAVYNMRFLEGSSDVKKNLIGAFSLKFDVHKKKHGLRKDRAADEQSAWQLSRFYPIIEELIEKLIKNELPKNDYPCMNDPAPTFHGRTQSESARMVDPPSAAPAHSMRSRRTATWASDSVLRHASSDFKKMGRRVFVFIVGGATRSELRVCHKLTTKLKREVVLGSSSLDDPTHFITKLKLLTANELSLDDLEI, from the exons ATGTCGATGTCTGATTCAGATACGTCGTCTCAAGGAGGCAACGAATATAAAAATTTCAGACAAATTACTCGAGATC GCTTATTGTATGAAATGCTCAGATCAGCAAAAAGAACGGATGCAAAATCAAATTGGAAG GTACTGATTATGGACAAAGTGACTGTTAAAATTATGTCATGCTCATGCAAGATGGCAGACATCACAGATGAAGGAGTATCAT TGGTGGAAGACATAAACAAGAGAAGACAACCACTTCCTACTATGGATGCAGTCTACTACATTCAGCCTACAAGAGAAAA CGTCGTTATGCTCGTGTCTGACATGGCTGGAAAAACGCCTCTATATAAAGA TGCCTATGTCTATTTCAGCTCATCAGTTCCAAGAGAATTGGTTAATTACATTAAAAAGGAGCAAACTTTAAAAACTCGTTTACGTGCAATGAAAGAG ATGAACTTGGAGTACTTCGCCATTGATAGCCAG TGTTTTATAACTGATAACACAATGGCTTTGGAAGAACTTTATGGAAACGAGGAGATGTCTAGAAAAGGAGATGAATGTTTGAATTTGATGGCCAATCGTATTGCCACTGTATTTGCTTCCTTATTG GAGTTTCCGTATGTACGTTATCGTGCTGCCAAATCCCTAGATCCAACCACAATGACAACTATTCGTGATTTGATCCCTACGAAGCTGGCCGCAGCTGTTTGGAATTGTCTTATGAAATATAAATCTCTCAAAAACTTCAACTTTCCTCAGACAGAAACATGCGAGTTGCTCATTCTGGATAGATCAATAGACCAG atTGCTCCTATCATTCATGAATGGACATATGATGCCATGTGCCATGATTTACTTAATATGGATGGAAATAAATATGTTCATGAG GTTGCAAGCAAAACAGGTGGGCTCCCTGAAAAAAAAGAGGTCCTGCTGGAAGATCATGATTCTGTATGGCTAGAGCTCCGCCATTCACATATTGCAGAT GCTAGTGAGCGGCTGCATGATAAGATGACGAGCTTTGTCTCAAAGAATAAAGCTGCACAAATGCATGGTTCAAG AGGTGGCAGTGAGTTCTCTACTCGGGACTTGCAAAAGATGGTGCATTCATTGCCACAATATACTGAACAGATCGACAAACTATCTCTGCATGTTGAT ATTGCTGCCAAGATAAACAGTATAATTAGGGAGTCGGGACTGAAAGAAGTGGGACAGTTAGAACAGGACCTTGTGTTTGGAGATGCAGGAACTAAGGAAGTCATCAACTTCCTTAGAACAAAACCA GATGCTCCTCGTGAAAATAAACTGCGATTATTAATGATATATGCTGCAACTCATCCAGACAAGTTTGAGAGTGATAAACTTGCAAAGTTAATAGAG TTAGCAAGAATTCCTGCTGATGATATGAATGCTGTATACAACATGAGATTTCTCGAGggatcatcagatgtcaaaaagaACTTAATTGGAGCCTTTTCTTTAAAATTTGATGTTCACAAG AAGAAGCATGGGCTAAGAAAGGATCGTGCAGCTGATGAGCAATCAGCTTGGCAGTTATCACGATTTTATCCTATCATCGAG gAACTAATCGAGAAACTTATTAAAAATGAACTGCCAAAGAACGATTACCCATGTATGAATGATCCAGCTCCCACTTTTCATGGGAGGACTCAGTCTGAGTCAGCAAGAATGGTTGATCCTCCATCTGCTGCACCTGCTCATTCAATGAGATCCAGACGAACAGCAACGTGGGCCAG TGATTCTGTTCTAAGACATGCATCTAGTGATTTTAAGAAGATGGGTCGGCGTGTTTTTGTCTTCATTGTTGGCGGAGCAACTAGATCAGAG TTGCGTGTTTGCCACAAGTTAACGACCAAGTTGAAGAGAGAAGTTGTTTTGGGTTCATCGAGTCTTGATGATCCAACACACTTCATTACG AAACTGAAATTGCTGACTGCAAATGAACTCTCATTGGATGATCTTGAAATTTAG